The genomic DNA CACGGCCGTCAGCGCATCCTGGAGCGCAGGCATGCCCAGCTCCGCAACGAGCCACACGAGCTCGGGCGTCAGGGCGAGCACCGGCATGAGCttcgcggcgagcgcgtcgtgcgcagagcgcggcagcagcgccatCGCGAGGCACcgtgcgacggcgtgcggcccGACGACTTCGGCAGCCgtcgcaaggagcgcgtcgacgagcgcagcggGCACGGgttcgcgcgccgcgtgcgtcagctcgagcacggcgagcgtcgtgcaggGGTATCGGCGCACGGCATCTGCGGTGCTGCCCCACGCTGCTTGCACGTCGCGGAAGCCGCTGGGGACGGCATAGACACAGCGCATAAGCACCGCGTCTGCGTCCGAGGCCATACGCACGATCGGCTCAAACGGAATGCGGTGCTCTTGCAgtgcacgcagcgcctgcatcgAGCCGGAggtgggcggcgcggcgccgtcgaggcccGCGGGCAGCGCAGAGCACaggacgcggtgcagcagccgcacgcccgccgcatcgtccagcagctcgacgagcgtcggcagcgcccGCTGCAAGAGCGCGTGCGACTCGGCGTTGGGTTCTTTTGCGTACGCCGCGAGGCACGCAagctgcgccgagcgtgcgtcgcccggcgtgcgcagcgcctcgaggagcgtgcgcacgagcgctgtgtgcgccgcgggatgcgcggcgcccgccagcgcacgcgcgctgTGCAAGAgacgcacgtcgctcgtgtcctcggcgaggtgcgcgacgacgttctccacgagcggcgccaggcacggcgcgtacgacgcgcggccggcggccaTGCGGgacacgagctcgacgagacgcacacgcagcgcggccgacgcggcggtgcgctgctcgagcagcgcagcgacgacggGGTGCTCGACTAGGTAGATGCGCAGATCAAAAGGCGACAGTTCGTACGTCGCGGCCCACTGATCGAGTGCATCGAGCGTCGTCTCGACGGCGGGTGCATCGGCATTTTCAagacgctgcagcagcacggccCAAAACATGCGCCAGtcgctgccgacggcgccAGGGAGCGCAGCATAGTCCGCCCAGCGGCTGtgcagcacggccagcgcgccgtgcgcgtgctTGGCTGCCCAGAGGTTCTGTGTCGTGGGATCGAGCGCCCAcgcatcgtcggcggccggcgccgcggcagaCGTCGACGGCGCAACGGCTGCAGCATGCAGCAACGCCGTGCCTGCGGcaagcgccttggccgtcggcgcgtcgccgccacgcagctcgctcaggagcgccgcgagcgcggcgtacggcttgcgctcggcgacgaggcgcaccacgaggcgcacaaTGTACTGCACGATCGGCTCGCTTGCGTTggcgtctgcgccgccgtgcgtgcCAAATAGCCCCTTTTCGAGGCGGATCGCGGCCTGCTCCATGAGCACCATGAGCAATGGGCTGGGGCACGCCTCTTCTGGCGCATTCGGCAGCGTCTGTGCGACGagggcgcgcgcgcgctcggcgtagCGGTACGGCGTCTTGAGGCAGCGCTGCATGCACTCGTCCCAAAAGTTGAGCACACTCGGGACCGCTGCGTCGTtcctcggcagcgccgcgagccaCGCATGCAGCTCTGCGGGGTcgtgcgcaaagagcgcgctgccgccgagctggcTGTGCAGCAgtgccgctgcgcggcggcgcaccgcgccgtcTGTCTGCGAGTACAGCGCGAGGAGAAAGTGCAGGttggagcgcagcgcgcagcCCGGCCACGCGCtctgcgccttggccgcaAAGTCGTACGCGGCCTCTGTAGTGCGCGAGACGATctggagcgcgtgcagctggcacaggcgctcgaggtgcagcggcCCTTTGGCGGTGGTCTCGAGGAATGCGCTGCTGAGCAGCTTGCCCGCGTCGTAGCGCGTATCAAAGGTCatgctcggcagcgcggtGTGGTACAATGCGAGCACGCGAAGCGCGGCCTCCTGGCGCATGCTGCCCGTCTCGGCCACGAGCTGGGCCACTGCGTCGACGGACGGGAAGCGCTTGCGCCacgccagctcgagcgtgcgccgcgcctcggtccATGCGCCGTCGTGCGGCTCGTCAAAGTGCAgcgacgtgcggcgcgcggcgcgctcgacgtgctcgacgcgctgcaagGCGCGTGCAATGACAAGGCACGCAAAGtactgcacgagcgcgtcggcgtggcgcaggccgcggccCAGTGCGCGGAGCAGCATCTCTGGCGCGGTATTCGCCAGGACCGTGGccatgggcggcggcgtggcattcggcgtggcgagcggcacaggcagcgcgagcacgcgccCGACAAACGCCATGCTGCCGAGCCACGCGCTCTCCGCCTTGGGCTCGAGCGTGAGTGTACGCTGCGCCGACTGGAGGTAGccagcgacgagctccgggcacgcggcgaggatgcgcagcgcgagctcttgctggcgcaggtcgtcgaccggTGCGAGCTGTttgacgaggtgcgcgagcaccTTGTTGTACACGACGGGCCCGCCCTGCTCTTCCTCGAGCTTGGGGTACCAGCCGCGGTCCTGGTAGCAGATGCCAAAGCCGGGGTGCGTCGCGATGCTCAGGAAGAAGTGGTGCACGAGGTCCGCGACCGACGTGTTTTCGCCGATCGTGTCCTGCTCGCGGGTAtagaggcgcaggagcgacgcgcacgcgtgcTCGCTCATGAgccgcgccttggcgccgcgcggcacggccgtgtCCTTGAAGAGCTCTTCGTGCAGGATTAGCAGGACGTActgcacgacctcggcagGGTCGTTGTACATCCCTTTGAACACGACGGGCAGCCCCTCCCCGCCGAggtccagcagcgcggTCTTGAGCGAGGCGTGAAAGGGCTGGGCAAGCATCGCGCCGAGGAACAAGAGGTACTGCGTGCGGATGTCTgcgtcgtgcagcgacacgagcgcccccgcgcgtgcgcggcggcgcatcgacaGGAGCCGAGCGTGGACGTCTGCGCTCCAGTGAAAGCGCTCCCAGACGCTCTGTGCGAGCTTTCCACGCGCAAACGCCGCCATGGCGGTGAGCAGCTTgagggcgacgagcgccgcgatcgtGTCGCTGCTGCCCTCGCGTttctcgcgccgcgcctgcgtcgccgcggcaaTGTAGCCGTGCATGCGCCCGAGCCACGCATTGGTCGGCGCCAGGAGCTCTTCGATGATTTtttcgccgagcgcgtggtACGGCTGGTGCACCGAGAGCAAGTCGAGGATCTGCGCGAGGACCTGCATCGGCaccgggcgcagcgtcggcagcgtcCGCTGCTCCGCGACCTCCCACGCATCCAAGATCAGGggcacgagcggcggctgcgcttCACACAGCTGCCGCGCaaggtgcaggcgctcgtcggtcaccgcgacgtgcgccgcggcgtactcgccgagatcggcagcgtgcagacgcagcgcgcctcgcAGCTTGttcagcgcggcggccgacgcatCTGCCGAGCTATTGGCAAgctccgcacgcagcgcgtccaccgacaagcgcgccgccatGCTGAAAGAAGCCAAAAAAGGCTGAGTCAGCACTCCGCACGGACAGGCATGGCGACATCGCGGCCGGACCGGCAGACGCAGCGGTACGACCGCCAGCTGCGGCTGTGGAACAAGTCGgggcaggcggcgctcgagcacgcacgcgtgctggtcgtcggcgcctcgggccTTGCGGGGCAGATCCTCAAGAACCTCGTGCTGCCGGGCCTCGGTGGCTTCACCGTCCTCGACGGAGCAACCGTGCAGAAGGACGATATCGGGACCAACTTTTTCCTCGAAGaggcgagcgtcggcaaGCCGTATGCGGacgagcttgcgcggctcgtcgctgaGCTGAACCCGAGCGTgtcgcacgcggcgcgcgtcgaggtaTGTCGCCCGGACTCACCCAGTCACCCGCggcggtcctcgacgcggatcCCGACTTTTTTACGCAGTTTTCCCTGATCTTGTGTGTGCGCCAACCGCGCGAAgtgcaggagcgcgtcgccgcgctgggcTGGGAGCACACGCCCGCGATCCCGGTGCTGTGCGCACACACCTCGGGCTTCCAGGGCCTGTTTCAGgtgagcgtgcgcgagctcggcagtACGTCACACTGCTCACCCAGTCGTCGAGACGCACCCCGAGTCGCTGGTCGATCTGCGCCTCACGCGCCCGTTTGACGAGCTGagcgcgtacgcggcgTCGTTCGACATGGACACGACCGACTcgatgcagcgcagccACATTCCGTACGTCGtcctgctgctgcgtgcgctgcacgactGGAAGGAAGAGGTAGGTCCCGTTCTAAcgcagcacggcacgctccctgcctcttcgtcgcgcgccgaaTTCCTCGCGTttctgcgcaagcgccggcCGGAAAGCGATAGCGAAAActacgacgaggcgcacgcggcgctggcgcagcacgtATGGCGCCCCCTGCAGTCGCCGGCCGTCCCGCCGAACGTCGCGGGTGTCCTGGGCGACGTGCAGGCAAGGGAAATCTCGGCCAAGACGCCACTGTTCTGGCTgctggtcgccgcgctccgtAAGtttgtcgacgaggcgcagtgCCTGCCGCTCTCGGGCGCACTGCCGGACATGAAGGCGACGTCTgcgacgtacgtcgcgctgcagcacatCTATGTCGCaaaggcgcgccgcgacctggACACGTTCCAGCGCCacctcgacggcgtgctgcgccaggcgggCGTGGACCGCAGCGaggtcggcctcgacgacgaccaggTGCGCACGTTTGTcaagcacgccgcgcacctgcgcctcgtgcgcggccgccgcctcgagcagcagcgggCCGATCCGGACGTGGGCGCGATGGGTATGTTCTTccgctcacgcagcgctgGCCTTTGCGGACCCCGTGAATCCCGTCACGGTGCAGTACCTCGTCGCATTCTTTGGCGCAGACACGTTCTATACAAAGCACGGCCGCTACCCCGGCcaggcgccggacgcgcaGCTTGACGAAGAcaatgcggcgctcctccgcgaggcgatgcagtacgccgccgacgtccaTTTGGAGCTGTCAAAGGACGACGTGGAAAAGCTGGCGGACGCATGCCGCGAAATgtacgt from Malassezia japonica chromosome 1, complete sequence includes the following:
- a CDS encoding uncharacterized protein (COG:O; EggNog:ENOG503NUPG; BUSCO:EOG09261IEV), which encodes MATSRPDRQTQRYDRQLRLWNKSGQAALEHARVLVVGASGLAGQILKNLVLPGLGGFTVLDGATVQKDDIGTNFFLEEASVGKPYADELARLVAELNPSVSHAARVESPAAVLDADPDFFTQFSLILCVRQPREVQERVAALGWEHTPAIPVLCAHTSGFQGLFQVSVRELGIVETHPESLVDLRLTRPFDELSAYAASFDMDTTDSMQRSHIPYVVLLLRALHDWKEEHGTLPASSSRAEFLAFLRKRRPESDSENYDEAHAALAQHVWRPLQSPAVPPNVAGVLGDVQAREISAKTPLFWLLVAALRKFVDEAQCLPLSGALPDMKATSATYVALQHIYVAKARRDLDTFQRHLDGVLRQAGVDRSEVGLDDDQVRTFVKHAAHLRLVRGRRLEQQRADPDVGAMALAFADPVNPVTVQYLVAFFGADTFYTKHGRYPGQAPDAQLDEDNAALLREAMQYAADVHLELSKDDVEKLADACREMVRGAQTDLSSTAAFLAGIVAQETIKVLTVQYIPLDNTCVYDGVSQAIGSIRL